A genomic window from Populus nigra chromosome 7, ddPopNigr1.1, whole genome shotgun sequence includes:
- the LOC133698973 gene encoding glucan endo-1,3-beta-glucosidase 11-like — protein sequence MALFCIRIAIIHIFLLLFLTSSDNYGFLRGVTSLGINYGQVGNNLPQPEKVLDLLSSLKLTKARIYDTNPQVLTAFANSNVELIVTVENQMLAVLMDPQQALQWVSNHIKPYFPATRITGIAVGNEVFTDSDTTLLASVVPAIVSIHGALAQLGLDTYIQVSTPNSLAVLAESYPPSAGSFKTEVSGIMSQYLQFLSSTKAPFWINAYPYFAYKDKPDEVPLDYVLFNPNAGMVDPYTKLHYDNMLYAQVDAVLFAIARMGFGGIEVGVSETGWPSKGDADEVGAIVDNAAAYSKNILRRQLKNEGTPLRPNMKLEVYLFALFNEDMKPGPTSERNYGLFQPDCTMVYNVGISALSSPSSASISDLASSATKDTSMESLVYLQFMIFLTFHVFMRRPY from the exons ATGGCGTTGTTTTGTATAAGAATTGccataattcatatttttcttctactttttcTAACTTCTTCAG ACAATTATGGATTTCTACGTGGAGTCACATCCCTTGGTATCAACTATGGTCAAGTTGGCAACAATTTGCCACAGCCAGAGAAGGTTCTTGATCTCTTGAGCTCCCTTAAGCTCACAAAGGCAAGAATCTATGATACCAATCCTCAAGTATTGACAGCATTTGCCAACTCCAACGTTGAGCTGATTGTCACTGTTGAAAACCAAATGCTAGCTGTTCTAATGGATCCTCAACAAGCCCTTCAGTGGGTTAGTAACCACATCAAGCCATATTTTCCGGCCACAAGAATTACAGGAATCGCTGTAGGAAATGAGGTCTTCACCGACAGTGATACAACATTACTAGCCTCTGTTGTTCCAGCCATAGTCAGCATTCATGGCGCACTTGCTCAATTAGGCCTAGATACTTACATTCAAGTCTCAACACCCAATTCTTTAGCGGTCCTCGCTGAATCATACCCTCCTTCAGCTGGCAGTTTCAAAACTGAGGTCTCAGGAATCATGTCACAATATTTACAGTTCTTGTCAAGCACTAAAGCACCATTTTGGATCAATGCATACCCATATTTCGCTTACAAGGATAAACCTGATGAGGTACCCTTGGATTATGTGCTCTTTAACCCTAACGCAGGCATGGTTGACCCCTACACCAAGTTACACTACGACAATATGCTGTATGCTCAAGTCGATGCTGTTCTTTTTGCAATTGCCAGAATGGGTTTTGGTGGAATTGAAGTTGGGGTGTCAGAGACTGGCTGGCCATCAAAAGGGGACGCGGATGAAGTTGGTGCTATAGTTGATAATGCAGCAGCCTAtagcaaaaatattttgaggaGGCAACTCAAGAACGAAGGTACACCTTTGCGGCCTAACATGAAGCTAGAAGTCTATTTGTTTGCTTTGTTCAACGAGGATATGAAGCCTGGACCAACATCAGAGAGAAATTATGGCCTTTTTCAACCTGATTGTACCATGGTCTACAATGTGGGGATCTCAGCCCTTTCAAGTCCATCATCGGCTTCCATTTCTGATCTTGCTTCCTCTGCCACAAAG GATACAAGCATGGAAAGCTTGGTGTATTTGCAGTTTATGATTTTCCTGACGTTCCATGTTTTCATGAGAAGACCATACTAA